In Candidatus Desulforudis audaxviator MP104C, a genomic segment contains:
- a CDS encoding energy-coupling factor ABC transporter ATP-binding protein gives MNAFEVADLYYTYPDGTPALQGVSLEAPAGSRTALLGANGSGKSTLLLHLNGLLSARRGSVRVFGREVGPDNLREIRRRVGLVFQNPDDQLFSTSVAEDVAFGPRNLGLNPGEVRRRVMWALDTVGITALARRPPHHLSLGQKKRAAIAGVLAMEPDLLVLDEPTAGLDPSGVRQLMELLAVFHAQGRTIVLATHDVDLAYAWADRVAVLADGRLAAAGPAALLEDEDLILSADLELPVLLRVFRNTGVKPRDPVEANAWIRRHCRTYVD, from the coding sequence TTGAACGCTTTCGAGGTCGCGGACCTCTATTACACCTATCCGGACGGCACTCCCGCCCTCCAGGGAGTGTCCCTGGAGGCGCCGGCCGGGTCCCGGACGGCCCTTCTCGGAGCGAACGGCAGCGGGAAGAGCACTCTCCTCCTGCACCTGAACGGCCTGCTTTCCGCGAGGCGCGGCTCGGTCCGAGTGTTCGGCCGTGAAGTCGGCCCGGACAACCTGCGCGAAATCCGGCGCCGGGTGGGCCTGGTTTTCCAGAACCCCGACGACCAGCTTTTTTCCACTTCGGTGGCGGAGGACGTGGCCTTCGGTCCCCGGAACCTGGGGCTGAATCCCGGAGAGGTCCGGCGGCGGGTGATGTGGGCCCTGGACACCGTGGGCATCACCGCGCTGGCCCGGCGCCCGCCGCACCACCTAAGCCTGGGCCAGAAGAAACGGGCGGCCATCGCCGGGGTGCTGGCCATGGAGCCCGACCTCCTGGTGCTGGATGAACCCACCGCCGGCCTCGACCCGTCCGGCGTGCGCCAGTTGATGGAACTCTTGGCCGTGTTTCACGCCCAGGGCCGGACCATAGTCCTGGCCACCCACGACGTGGACTTGGCGTACGCCTGGGCCGACCGGGTGGCCGTTCTGGCGGACGGCCGGTTGGCAGCCGCTGGTCCCGCCGCCCTGCTGGAGGACGAGGATTTGATACTCTCGGCCGACCTGGAACTACCCGTGCTGCTCAGGGTGTTCCGGAACACCGGTGTCAAACCGCGCGATCCGGTCGAGGCCAACGCGTGGATCCGCCGGCACTGCCGGACGTATGTAGATTGA
- a CDS encoding CbiM family transporter, translating into MRKTTKVGVPERGEPWSFVFRQSGGGKDLHIADGVLSAPVVGAAAVAAGGLLWYSARGLKAEDVPRISLLAGVFFVSSLLRVPISVTSVHPVLLGLTGVFLRRRAPLAVFLGLLLQALLFQHGGLTTLGANLLIMGLPSLLVGLAFPALRGVPPALRGALGGGLAVVLAVALLVFFLVLSAEYYYSGPFSLVYVLAAAYLPILLIEAALTGFAVRLLQQVRPELIGCGPQS; encoded by the coding sequence ATGCGCAAGACCACGAAGGTTGGCGTCCCAGAAAGGGGCGAGCCGTGGTCTTTTGTTTTTCGGCAGTCGGGGGGAGGTAAAGATTTGCATATTGCGGACGGGGTGCTCAGTGCGCCCGTAGTGGGTGCGGCCGCCGTGGCCGCCGGGGGACTCCTATGGTACTCAGCCCGTGGTTTAAAGGCGGAAGATGTGCCGCGCATCAGCCTCCTGGCCGGCGTTTTTTTCGTTTCGTCTTTGCTCCGGGTGCCCATCAGCGTGACCAGCGTTCACCCCGTGCTGCTGGGGTTGACCGGGGTGTTCCTGCGCCGCCGGGCCCCGCTGGCGGTCTTCCTGGGGCTCCTGCTACAGGCGCTCCTTTTCCAGCACGGCGGGCTGACCACTCTGGGGGCGAATCTTTTGATCATGGGCTTGCCCTCCCTGCTCGTCGGTCTGGCGTTTCCCGCTCTCCGCGGGGTGCCGCCCGCCCTGCGCGGCGCCCTCGGCGGCGGGCTGGCCGTTGTTTTGGCGGTGGCACTGCTAGTGTTTTTTCTGGTCTTAAGCGCCGAATACTATTACAGCGGTCCGTTCTCCCTGGTCTACGTCTTGGCGGCGGCCTACCTGCCAATTCTGCTGATCGAGGCGGCGCTTACCGGATTTGCGGTACGCCTGCTGCAGCAGGTCCGGCCGGAGTTGATCGGGTGCGGGCCGCAGTCTTGA
- a CDS encoding HesA/MoeB/ThiF family protein: MKERYARNLSLPGWTLETQQRLAESGVLVVGAGGLGSAVLFYLAAAGVGRLAIIEDDRVEITNLQRQVLYGTDDLGKAKADVAARRLRALNPQVEVALHRTRLEADNAARLVNGYDLVLDCTDNLETRRLLNQTCLKLSRPWVHGAVSEYYGHVTTLLPSGPCWHCLFGAETTGNPTPPPAGILGPVAGMIGCLQATEALKYLAGIGRLLVGRLLVWDAVPATWDEFTYTKNPDCPACRSGTG, from the coding sequence GTGAAGGAACGGTACGCCCGCAACTTGAGCCTCCCGGGCTGGACCCTGGAGACGCAGCAACGCCTGGCCGAGTCCGGGGTGCTGGTGGTAGGCGCGGGGGGCCTGGGCTCGGCCGTACTGTTTTACCTGGCGGCGGCCGGCGTGGGCCGCCTCGCAATCATAGAAGATGACCGGGTGGAGATCACCAACCTGCAGCGGCAGGTGCTCTACGGCACGGACGATCTCGGCAAGGCCAAAGCCGACGTCGCCGCCCGGCGCCTGCGGGCCTTGAACCCGCAGGTCGAGGTGGCGCTCCACCGCACCCGCCTGGAAGCGGACAACGCGGCGCGGCTGGTCAACGGTTACGACCTGGTCTTGGACTGCACCGACAACCTGGAAACCAGGAGATTGCTGAATCAAACCTGCCTGAAGCTGTCCCGGCCGTGGGTGCACGGCGCCGTGAGCGAGTACTACGGGCACGTCACCACCCTGCTGCCTTCAGGACCCTGCTGGCACTGCCTGTTCGGCGCGGAAACCACCGGCAACCCGACACCGCCGCCGGCCGGGATTCTCGGTCCGGTCGCCGGGATGATCGGCTGCCTCCAGGCCACCGAGGCCCTCAAATACCTCGCCGGCATCGGTCGGCTGCTGGTCGGGAGACTCCTGGTCTGGGACGCCGTCCCGGCGACGTGGGATGAATTCACCTACACCAAAAACCCGGACTGTCCCGCCTGCCGCAGCGGCACCGGTTGA
- a CDS encoding DVU0772 family protein, whose product MFGKPDMEKVKRRLMWDFRVEDESANFMERRTGYAFVVDVAFGEPRLSLYHITRFGSKCDDLDQQPPNELLLKALVEQGATLGRDGIYNINQELQLWIKEHIL is encoded by the coding sequence GTGTTTGGGAAACCAGACATGGAAAAAGTCAAACGGAGGCTGATGTGGGACTTCCGCGTGGAAGACGAGAGTGCCAACTTCATGGAGCGGCGCACCGGCTACGCCTTCGTGGTCGACGTGGCCTTCGGGGAACCCCGGCTGTCCCTCTACCACATCACCCGCTTCGGCAGCAAGTGCGACGACCTGGACCAACAGCCCCCGAACGAACTGCTGCTCAAGGCCCTGGTCGAACAGGGTGCTACCCTCGGCCGGGACGGTATCTACAACATCAACCAGGAGCTGCAGCTCTGGATCAAGGAGCACATCCTTTAA
- a CDS encoding aldehyde ferredoxin oxidoreductase family protein, producing MGKILRVNMSELTVRYEDLPERYLLFGGRALTSALVADEVPPGAHALGENNKLVIAPGLLSGTTAPCSGRLSVGAKSPLTGTIKESNAGGITAQKLASLDIRAIVVEGRPTGEGFHLLVIDENKAELVPAGNLAGMGCYQLNEELWKRYGTKSGVISIGPAGEMRMVLAGVSTNDGEGHPGRYAGRGGLGAVMGAKGLKAIVVRTDKTFDVPVKDREKFKEAARKLAQAIAEHPVTNSALPTYGTAVLINILNEAGGLPTRNFSSGRFEAAARCSGEALAELVQQRGGKGRTGHACHPGCVIRCSNVIPDEKGEVLCAPVEYESTWALGPNCGIADLDQIAMLNRLCNDVGLDTIETGVTLGVLMEAGVLAFGDGEAAINLLDREVRNGTPLGRILGGGAAAAGRLFGLTRVPTVKGQGLPAYDPRAVKGIGVTYATSTMGGDHTAGYAVAANILKVGGFVDPLSPAGQVELSRNLQIATAAVDATGLCLFTAFPLLDIDYALPSVVDMINAQYGVNLTVEDVVNYGKEILKTERVFNEAAGFTKAHDRLPEYMKYEKLAPHGVTFDVPDKELDEVFNF from the coding sequence ATGGGCAAGATCCTGCGGGTGAACATGAGCGAACTGACCGTCCGGTATGAAGACCTACCCGAAAGGTACCTGTTGTTCGGGGGCCGGGCCCTGACTTCGGCCCTGGTCGCCGACGAAGTTCCGCCGGGCGCCCACGCACTGGGGGAAAACAACAAGCTGGTCATCGCCCCCGGGCTGCTGTCCGGCACTACCGCTCCCTGCTCCGGACGCCTGTCGGTCGGAGCCAAGTCGCCGCTCACCGGCACCATCAAGGAGTCGAACGCCGGCGGCATTACCGCTCAGAAGCTGGCCAGCCTGGACATACGGGCGATCGTGGTCGAGGGCCGGCCTACCGGAGAGGGCTTCCACCTCCTGGTGATCGATGAGAACAAGGCCGAACTGGTGCCGGCGGGGAACCTGGCCGGGATGGGGTGCTACCAGCTGAACGAGGAGCTGTGGAAACGTTACGGCACCAAATCCGGGGTGATCAGCATCGGCCCGGCCGGGGAAATGCGTATGGTGTTGGCCGGCGTTTCGACCAACGACGGCGAAGGCCATCCCGGCCGTTATGCCGGCAGGGGCGGGTTGGGAGCCGTCATGGGTGCCAAGGGGTTGAAAGCAATCGTGGTGCGGACCGACAAGACTTTCGACGTACCGGTCAAGGATCGTGAGAAGTTTAAAGAAGCCGCCCGGAAACTCGCCCAGGCCATCGCCGAACACCCCGTAACCAACAGCGCCCTGCCCACCTACGGCACAGCCGTACTGATCAACATCCTGAACGAAGCCGGGGGCTTGCCCACCCGCAATTTCTCCAGCGGCCGGTTCGAAGCGGCCGCCCGGTGCAGCGGGGAGGCCTTGGCGGAATTGGTGCAGCAGCGCGGGGGCAAGGGCCGGACCGGCCACGCCTGCCACCCGGGCTGTGTGATCCGCTGTTCGAACGTCATCCCCGATGAAAAGGGTGAGGTCCTTTGCGCCCCGGTCGAATACGAGAGTACCTGGGCGCTCGGCCCCAACTGCGGCATCGCCGACCTGGACCAGATCGCCATGCTGAACCGCCTGTGCAACGACGTCGGCCTGGACACCATTGAAACCGGCGTGACCCTGGGCGTGCTGATGGAGGCCGGCGTGCTGGCCTTCGGCGACGGTGAGGCCGCGATCAACCTGCTTGACCGCGAGGTCCGCAACGGCACCCCGCTGGGCCGTATCCTGGGCGGAGGAGCGGCGGCGGCGGGGAGGCTTTTCGGGCTGACCCGGGTGCCGACCGTGAAGGGTCAGGGCCTGCCGGCCTACGATCCCCGGGCGGTGAAGGGCATCGGAGTGACCTACGCCACCAGCACCATGGGCGGTGACCACACAGCCGGTTATGCGGTGGCCGCCAACATTCTCAAGGTGGGCGGTTTTGTTGATCCGCTGTCGCCCGCGGGGCAGGTCGAACTGTCCCGGAACCTGCAGATCGCCACTGCCGCCGTGGACGCCACCGGGCTCTGCCTGTTCACCGCCTTTCCGCTTCTCGACATCGACTACGCCCTCCCCAGCGTCGTGGACATGATCAACGCTCAGTACGGCGTGAACCTGACGGTGGAGGACGTAGTCAACTACGGGAAGGAAATCCTGAAGACCGAGCGGGTCTTTAACGAGGCGGCGGGGTTCACGAAAGCCCACGACCGCCTGCCGGAGTACATGAAATACGAGAAGCTGGCACCCCACGGCGTTACCTTCGACGTTCCGGACAAGGAACTGGACGAGGTGTTCAACTTCTAA
- a CDS encoding MoaD/ThiS family protein — MEVELRVYATLRKYLPAQPLGEGTLYQAEPGTSVAGLLEQAGVPLDQVKIIMVNNRHAGPERVLAHGDRVAVFPPVAGG; from the coding sequence TTGGAGGTAGAATTGCGGGTATACGCCACCCTGCGCAAGTACCTTCCGGCCCAGCCGCTGGGCGAGGGCACCCTGTACCAAGCCGAACCAGGTACGTCCGTCGCCGGTCTTTTGGAGCAGGCCGGGGTGCCGCTCGACCAGGTGAAAATCATAATGGTGAACAATCGTCACGCCGGACCGGAACGCGTACTCGCCCATGGGGACCGGGTGGCCGTGTTTCCACCCGTCGCGGGAGGCTGA
- a CDS encoding SDR family NAD(P)-dependent oxidoreductase, with translation MRFKRKSVIVTGAARGIGLAVAEAFVNEGALVTVVDKDRKGREVADTLGRISGALFVGTDVSKPFEVDDAVRMAVETFGGVDILVNNAAVSVPGSVLAVSPNDWRQVLDVNLTGAYLFSRACVPEMEQRGGGVIINIVSAQGLAAEQGNAAYIASKGGLIALTKSMALDLASLNIRVNALCPGAIATEKVEETLAGYPDPEKARRDWADLHALRRLGRPEEVAAAVLFLASAEASFITGAVLPVDGGMLASFGMAGRPVE, from the coding sequence GTGCGGTTTAAAAGGAAATCTGTTATTGTGACCGGTGCGGCCCGGGGTATCGGCCTGGCCGTCGCGGAGGCATTCGTAAATGAGGGGGCGCTGGTCACAGTGGTCGACAAGGACCGGAAGGGCCGGGAAGTGGCAGACACGCTCGGCCGGATAAGCGGTGCTCTGTTCGTCGGTACCGACGTGTCCAAGCCCTTCGAGGTGGACGATGCCGTCCGCATGGCCGTCGAAACCTTCGGCGGCGTCGACATCCTGGTGAATAACGCCGCCGTCAGCGTTCCCGGGAGTGTCCTGGCCGTCTCGCCGAACGACTGGCGCCAAGTGCTGGATGTGAACCTGACCGGAGCCTACCTGTTTTCCCGGGCCTGCGTGCCGGAAATGGAACAGCGTGGGGGCGGGGTCATCATCAACATCGTGTCGGCTCAGGGGCTGGCCGCCGAACAGGGCAACGCCGCCTACATCGCCTCCAAAGGGGGGCTGATCGCCCTGACGAAAAGCATGGCTCTCGACCTGGCGTCCCTCAACATCAGGGTGAACGCGCTCTGTCCCGGAGCGATCGCCACCGAGAAGGTGGAAGAAACCCTGGCCGGTTACCCTGACCCGGAGAAGGCCCGCCGGGACTGGGCCGACCTGCACGCGCTCCGGCGGCTCGGAAGGCCGGAGGAGGTAGCCGCGGCCGTGCTTTTCCTGGCCAGTGCGGAAGCCTCGTTCATCACCGGGGCCGTGCTGCCGGTGGACGGCGGGATGCTCGCGTCCTTCGGGATGGCCGGCCGTCCGGTCGAGTAG
- a CDS encoding cation acetate symporter has protein sequence MDNPIAFTIVIASILLTMYISWASRRHTRTTAAFYVAEGKIPWRLNGAAMLGDYCSAASFLGVAGAVALVGVDGWWLALGFFAAWIVVLLVIAGPLKSTGKYTVGDVLSARFGGRESGIRIVAMLSTLVLCTLYLVPQMVGAGHLFKLLLGWDYLPTVLVTGTLMAVYVIVGGMRGTTYNQAIQGILLFGAMLGILIWVSISHFGGNPLAIVERSQEMVPPAVVTKEVAGTLAQMETADAAAAVATAREQMPDAPDAITPGVELRDLANQASLVLGLFLGTLGLPHILIRFYTVRNARAARKSAEFTIWGLAIFYAAVLLVGLAAMYVMYPTLVQLLAEGQRGKATNMAVPMLGQLLGGEIVLGIIAAGAMAAMLSTAVGLLISATTSLSHDLYATVLRPQSTDRERVLFAKTGAGFLAAVSIVLALWLRDQNVGVLVAMCFGIAASTFAPALVFTVWWTRLTRQAVVAGMGVGLVLSLVLTFAKFFNVPHLLGVPVLVNPALYSVPAAILVTVLVAYLTKDTGRADEFLASAHGS, from the coding sequence GTGGATAACCCGATTGCCTTTACCATCGTCATTGCGAGCATTCTGCTCACAATGTATATCAGTTGGGCCAGCCGGCGGCACACGAGAACGACCGCGGCGTTTTACGTCGCCGAAGGGAAGATACCGTGGAGGCTCAACGGCGCCGCCATGCTGGGCGACTATTGCAGCGCCGCCAGTTTTCTGGGAGTCGCGGGCGCGGTGGCCCTGGTCGGCGTTGACGGCTGGTGGCTTGCTCTCGGCTTCTTCGCGGCGTGGATAGTGGTGCTCCTTGTGATTGCCGGACCTTTGAAGAGCACGGGCAAGTACACCGTGGGCGACGTCCTGAGCGCCCGCTTCGGCGGCCGGGAGAGCGGGATCAGGATCGTGGCGATGCTCAGCACCCTGGTGCTGTGCACTCTTTACCTTGTTCCCCAAATGGTCGGTGCCGGGCACCTTTTTAAGCTCCTGCTCGGGTGGGACTACCTGCCCACCGTCCTGGTGACCGGCACATTGATGGCGGTCTACGTGATCGTGGGCGGCATGCGGGGAACGACCTATAACCAGGCTATCCAGGGGATCCTTCTCTTTGGCGCAATGCTGGGCATCCTCATATGGGTCAGCATCTCTCACTTCGGGGGTAACCCACTGGCGATTGTGGAAAGAAGCCAGGAGATGGTTCCGCCGGCGGTCGTGACGAAGGAAGTGGCCGGGACGCTGGCCCAAATGGAAACGGCGGATGCCGCTGCCGCAGTCGCAACCGCCAGAGAGCAGATGCCCGATGCACCCGACGCGATCACTCCGGGAGTCGAGCTGCGGGACCTCGCGAACCAAGCCAGTCTGGTACTGGGGCTCTTTTTGGGGACGCTCGGGCTGCCGCACATCCTGATCCGGTTCTACACTGTGCGGAACGCGCGGGCCGCCCGTAAAAGCGCCGAGTTCACGATCTGGGGGCTCGCTATCTTCTACGCCGCGGTCCTCCTGGTCGGCCTGGCCGCGATGTACGTTATGTACCCCACGCTGGTCCAGCTTTTGGCCGAAGGCCAGCGCGGGAAAGCGACCAACATGGCTGTTCCAATGCTGGGTCAGTTGTTGGGCGGGGAAATAGTCCTGGGCATTATCGCCGCCGGAGCAATGGCGGCCATGCTGAGCACGGCAGTGGGGCTTCTTATTTCGGCTACCACCAGCCTATCCCACGATCTTTACGCTACCGTTCTGCGGCCGCAAAGCACCGACCGGGAACGGGTGCTTTTCGCGAAGACCGGCGCCGGGTTCCTGGCGGCTGTATCGATCGTCCTCGCCCTTTGGCTCCGGGACCAGAACGTCGGCGTGCTCGTCGCGATGTGCTTCGGCATCGCGGCTAGCACTTTTGCGCCGGCTCTGGTCTTCACCGTTTGGTGGACCCGGCTGACCAGGCAGGCGGTCGTGGCCGGGATGGGCGTGGGTTTGGTGCTGTCGCTCGTGCTGACCTTCGCCAAGTTCTTCAACGTGCCCCATCTCCTCGGCGTACCGGTGCTGGTCAACCCGGCGCTCTACAGTGTCCCGGCGGCTATACTGGTTACCGTGCTGGTTGCCTACCTGACGAAAGACACCGGCCGGGCGGATGAGTTTCTGGCCTCGGCCCACGGCAGCTAG
- a CDS encoding universal stress protein, whose amino-acid sequence MFKKILVAVDGYAPSLGAAKEAVEMAGREGAEVVALQVTEEVPLLQAEKEAETAALKGAGLQPLTGEPLGLVAAFGRQRGVTVTTVKKSGPITGVILDVAKETKSDLIVVGDSGRKGLQKLYFGSVARAVSEHARCPVLIIKKDTVDITEMLSISAEAAAAPEDMPSTAALEPGVLRKKISFASGLLALYSVMYFGAALLTSAPYKNTAAIELFGLPLAIWAGWTAIIGGVVITRAFLIRLNQGEGGARG is encoded by the coding sequence GTGTTTAAAAAGATACTGGTGGCTGTTGACGGGTACGCACCTTCCCTGGGCGCGGCCAAGGAAGCTGTGGAGATGGCCGGCCGCGAGGGTGCGGAAGTGGTGGCCCTGCAAGTGACGGAGGAAGTGCCGTTGCTCCAGGCGGAAAAGGAGGCGGAAACGGCCGCTCTAAAGGGGGCCGGGCTTCAACCCTTGACGGGTGAGCCGCTGGGCCTGGTTGCGGCCTTTGGCCGGCAGCGCGGGGTCACTGTCACCACCGTCAAAAAGAGCGGTCCCATTACCGGTGTGATCCTTGATGTGGCGAAGGAAACGAAATCAGACCTCATTGTCGTGGGGGATTCCGGGCGAAAGGGTCTGCAAAAGCTCTATTTCGGAAGTGTGGCCCGGGCCGTTTCAGAGCATGCGCGCTGTCCCGTTCTGATCATAAAGAAGGACACGGTCGACATAACCGAAATGTTGTCCATCTCCGCTGAGGCAGCGGCTGCTCCGGAGGATATGCCGTCCACCGCGGCGCTGGAGCCGGGGGTGCTCCGGAAAAAGATATCTTTTGCCAGCGGTCTCCTGGCACTTTACTCCGTAATGTACTTCGGGGCGGCTCTGTTGACCTCGGCCCCGTACAAGAATACGGCGGCCATCGAGCTGTTCGGGCTGCCGCTCGCCATCTGGGCGGGCTGGACGGCCATAATCGGCGGCGTGGTCATTACCAGGGCTTTCCTGATAAGATTGAATCAAGGGGAGGGCGGAGCGCGTGGATAA
- the cbiQ gene encoding cobalt ECF transporter T component CbiQ — protein sequence MGVGHIHIQDIDAHAGLDSWLHRWEPRLKIGAGTVFVVGVVLLESLPLVAAAFGLAVLAVLSAGFPVRFLAGRMLWVLPFLSLMFITMALGNGLPPSAAGLNFAALVSLKALTALTVMVALLGTQPLQALLSALAHLRLPPLPVTALFLTYRYLFLFRDELHSAQRSLAARAFRPGLDRHSLRAFGELTGTVLLGALDRSERVHRAMSARGFDGRLHSGPARAVRAADLAKGLVSVAAVILLVVLDRGLPF from the coding sequence TTGGGAGTAGGGCACATTCACATCCAGGACATTGACGCGCACGCCGGGCTGGATTCCTGGCTGCACCGCTGGGAACCGCGGCTTAAAATCGGCGCCGGCACGGTCTTTGTGGTCGGGGTGGTGTTGCTGGAATCGCTGCCCCTGGTGGCCGCCGCCTTTGGGTTGGCGGTGCTGGCGGTGCTTTCCGCCGGGTTCCCGGTCCGTTTCCTGGCCGGGAGGATGTTGTGGGTTTTGCCTTTCCTGAGTCTGATGTTCATCACCATGGCCCTGGGCAACGGGCTGCCGCCTTCAGCGGCCGGCCTGAATTTCGCTGCTCTAGTTTCCCTGAAGGCCCTGACCGCCCTCACGGTGATGGTCGCCTTGCTGGGTACCCAACCCCTGCAGGCGCTGTTGAGCGCTCTGGCCCACCTGCGCCTCCCCCCGCTACCGGTGACGGCGCTGTTCCTCACCTATCGGTACCTGTTTCTGTTCCGGGATGAACTTCACTCCGCCCAGCGCTCCCTTGCCGCCCGGGCCTTCCGGCCCGGCCTGGACCGGCATTCCCTCCGCGCTTTCGGTGAGTTGACGGGCACAGTGCTCCTGGGGGCGCTGGACCGTTCCGAACGCGTCCACCGCGCCATGTCCGCCCGGGGCTTTGACGGCCGGCTGCACTCCGGCCCGGCGCGAGCGGTGCGGGCCGCCGACCTCGCCAAGGGGCTGGTTTCGGTGGCGGCCGTCATTCTGCTGGTGGTGCTGGACCGGGGGCTGCCCTTTTGA
- a CDS encoding gamma-glutamylcyclotransferase, whose product MSSPVFVYGTLMRGRSNHRFLREARFLGPALVHGAGMYAVTPHYPGMVREPGKAVRGEVYEVDDPTLAALDRLEGAGDLYRRELFPAVLEETGETVPAWVYLWLGPVPPGSEVPLERQPWNPARARAHRPSLQPTGRWPRPDTPAWRLLHHPTRPARRLTGTGAHPADPLRVLHLLSQQPGKTGSGIYLEALVRQGARAGIAQRVVVGIPAGAPSPMLNPLEEAQVFTVRFGTPPADFPVPGMSDVMPYESTRFSEFTPAMLDAYLQAFQDTLTEAVKDFNPHVIHSHHLWLVTALARVMFPETPLVCTCHGTDLRQLELVPALAPFVVPACSGVDRVLALHSGQVERIAALYALPFERIVLVGAGYRNDVFRPPASCSRPRDREVLNIVYAGKLSRAKGLPWLIEAVNRLDPPGGLKVRLLVAGSGGGEEVAAIQQKAPGHGDRIIFLGALPQEELAEVFRNADLFVLPSFYEGLPLVVLESIACGCRMVVTDLPGMDTWLPRELDRTGVVERVPLPRLLGPDEPEPADLPRFTAELAAAIDRQLRRCLQGESPRSERVSGLLEAMTWEGVFGRVHEVYRQTLTEDARGTTGASP is encoded by the coding sequence GTGTCTTCACCGGTCTTCGTATACGGCACCCTCATGCGGGGAAGGAGCAACCACCGCTTCCTGCGGGAGGCGCGTTTCCTCGGTCCGGCACTGGTCCACGGAGCCGGAATGTACGCGGTGACCCCGCACTACCCCGGGATGGTGCGCGAGCCGGGGAAAGCGGTGCGCGGCGAGGTATATGAAGTTGACGACCCGACCCTGGCGGCCCTTGACCGCCTGGAAGGTGCTGGCGACCTTTACCGCCGGGAGTTGTTTCCGGCAGTCCTAGAGGAAACGGGGGAAACGGTGCCGGCCTGGGTGTACCTGTGGCTCGGGCCGGTGCCGCCCGGCAGCGAAGTCCCTCTGGAACGGCAACCCTGGAATCCGGCCCGCGCCCGCGCTCACCGACCGAGTTTGCAGCCCACAGGGCGCTGGCCGCGGCCGGACACCCCGGCCTGGCGCCTTTTGCACCACCCGACCCGGCCGGCCCGCCGTCTGACCGGTACGGGCGCCCATCCGGCCGATCCCCTGCGGGTCCTGCACCTGCTTTCGCAGCAACCAGGCAAGACCGGCAGCGGGATCTATCTCGAAGCCCTGGTACGCCAGGGGGCCCGGGCCGGCATCGCCCAGCGGGTGGTGGTGGGCATCCCGGCCGGGGCTCCCTCGCCGATGCTCAACCCCCTGGAAGAGGCGCAGGTCTTCACGGTCCGGTTCGGGACGCCTCCCGCCGATTTCCCCGTGCCCGGCATGAGCGACGTGATGCCTTACGAGAGCACCCGCTTTTCGGAGTTCACCCCGGCCATGCTGGACGCCTACCTACAGGCGTTTCAGGACACGTTAACCGAAGCGGTGAAAGACTTTAATCCTCATGTTATCCACAGCCACCACCTGTGGCTGGTCACCGCTCTGGCCCGGGTGATGTTCCCCGAAACCCCCCTGGTTTGCACCTGCCACGGCACCGACCTGCGCCAGTTGGAACTGGTTCCGGCCCTGGCGCCGTTTGTCGTGCCCGCCTGCTCCGGGGTGGACCGGGTTCTGGCCCTGCACTCCGGCCAAGTCGAAAGGATTGCAGCGCTGTACGCTCTGCCTTTCGAACGCATCGTCCTCGTTGGCGCCGGCTACCGGAACGACGTCTTCCGTCCGCCCGCCTCCTGCTCCAGACCCCGCGACCGGGAGGTCTTGAACATCGTGTACGCCGGCAAGCTAAGCCGAGCCAAGGGCCTGCCCTGGCTGATCGAGGCCGTGAACCGGCTCGACCCTCCCGGGGGGCTGAAGGTGCGTCTGCTGGTCGCAGGATCCGGGGGAGGGGAAGAAGTGGCCGCCATTCAGCAAAAGGCCCCGGGGCACGGCGACCGGATCATCTTTTTAGGCGCCCTGCCCCAGGAGGAACTGGCTGAAGTGTTCAGGAACGCCGACCTTTTCGTGTTGCCTTCGTTCTACGAGGGTTTGCCTCTGGTGGTGCTGGAATCCATCGCCTGCGGTTGCCGAATGGTGGTGACCGATCTTCCCGGGATGGACACATGGCTACCGCGGGAGTTGGACCGGACGGGGGTTGTGGAGCGGGTTCCATTGCCCCGCCTGCTCGGGCCCGACGAGCCCGAACCGGCGGACCTCCCCCGATTCACGGCCGAACTTGCGGCCGCCATTGACCGGCAACTGCGGCGCTGCCTGCAGGGAGAATCGCCCCGGTCCGAGCGGGTTTCCGGTTTGCTGGAGGCCATGACTTGGGAGGGCGTTTTTGGCCGGGTGCATGAAGTCTACCGGCAGACCCTGACCGAAGATGCCAGGGGAACAACAGGAGCCTCCCCCTGA